A window of the Paralichthys olivaceus isolate ysfri-2021 chromosome 5, ASM2471397v2, whole genome shotgun sequence genome harbors these coding sequences:
- the nog1 gene encoding noggin-1, whose product MDQPQQCVAMYLLVLSLGLLMDSGVCQHYYLLRPIPSDSLPLVELKEDPDPVFDPKERDLNETELKSVLGDFDSHFLSVSPPVGDKYTGNEELDDLDAQKPTGVLPKEIRAMDFDVQFGKKQKPSKKLKRRLQQWLWAYSFCPVVYTWTDLGNRFWPRFVRVGSCLSKRSCSVPEGMVCKPANSTHLTILRWRCVQRKGGLKCAWIPVQYPIITDCKCSCSS is encoded by the coding sequence ATGGATCAACCTCAGCAGTGCGTGGCCATGTATCTGCTGGTGCTGTCTCTCGGACTGCTCATGGACAGCGGGGTTTGTCAGCACTACTACCTCCTCCGCCCCATCCCGAGCGACAGTCTGCCGCTGGTGGAACTAAAAGAGGACCCGGACCCCGTCTTCGACCCCAAGGAGAGGGACCTGAACGAGACCGAGCTGAAGAGCGTCCTGGGGGACTTTGACAGCCACTTTCTGTCCGTTTCGCCGCCCGTGGGAGACAAATACACCGGGAACGAGGAGCTCGACGACTTGGACGCCCAAAAGCCCACCGGGGTGCTGCCGAAGGAGATCCGAGCGATGGATTTCGACGTACAGTTCGGCAAGAAGCAGAAGCCGAGTAAGAAACTGAAGCGGCGGCTGCAGCAGTGGCTGTGGGCGTACTCGTTCTGCCCGGTGGTCTACACCTGGACCGACCTGGGGAACAGGTTCTGGCCCCGGTTCGTGCGCGTGGGCAGCTGCCTCAGCAAGAGGTCGTGCTCGGTGCCGGAGGGGATGGTGTGCAAACCCGCGAACTCGACCCACCTGACGATACTGAGGTGGAGATGCGTGCAGAGGAAGGGGGGGCTGAAGTGCGCGTGGATACCGGTGCAGTACCCCATCATCACAGACTGCAAATGCTCCTGTTCCAGCTAA